Proteins encoded in a region of the Phaenicophaeus curvirostris isolate KB17595 chromosome 1, BPBGC_Pcur_1.0, whole genome shotgun sequence genome:
- the SAP18 gene encoding histone deacetylase complex subunit SAP18: MAVESRVTQEEIKKEPEKPIDREKTCPLLLRVFTTNNGRHHRMDEFSRGNVPSSELQIYTWMDATLKELTSLVKEVYPEARKKGTHFNFAIVFTDLKRPGYRVKEIGSTMSGRKGTDDSMTLQSQKFQIGDYLDIAITPPNRAPPPSSRMRPY, encoded by the exons ATGGCGGTGGAGTCGCGCGTCACGCAGGAGGAGATTAAGAAGGAGCCGGAGAAGCCGATCGACCGCGAAAAG acATGCCCTCTGCTGCTTCGAGTCTTCACCACCAACAACGGGCGCCACCACCGCATGGATGAGTTCTCCCGTGGCAATGTGCCCTCCAGCGAGCTGCAGATCTACACCTG GATGGATGCGACTCTGAAAGAGCTGACCAGCTTGGTGAAGGAAGTTTATCCGGAAGCACGGAAGAAGGGCACGCACTTCAACTTTGCAATTGTTTTCACAGATCTCAAGAGGCCTGGGTATAG GGTGAAGGAGATCGGCAGTACCATGTCGGGCAGGAAGGGCACGGATGATTCCATGACATTGCAGTCTCAGAAATTCCAAATAGGAGACTACCTGGATATAGCAATTACTCCTCCAAATCGCGCACCACCCCCATCAAGCCGCATGAGACCATATTAA